From the Candidatus Chromulinivoraceae bacterium genome, one window contains:
- a CDS encoding PH domain-containing protein, whose translation MDMDDLPRRPQTEEPKPVAYDADGNPLYAAPPRPADPSYGPQPGPQFVHLSRAADPVAPTISDELKTKHDQSVKDFPSLSISEAEYIISAIRRHPIGMVLPVVLTVFSVAVVASLLINYPLIMNAMSIVSPLPFGAVLIGGLLVIAAILLSCYVSIWIYSANKFFLTNESVVQEIQSGLFSRQEQTVSLANIEDASFHQSGPLQLLFNYGTIRLSTEGDETTYTFQYAANPKQQIAILNNAVEAFKNGRPVQYED comes from the coding sequence ATGGATATGGATGATCTTCCGCGCCGACCGCAAACAGAAGAACCTAAGCCCGTTGCCTATGATGCTGACGGCAACCCGTTGTACGCAGCGCCCCCTAGACCTGCCGACCCTTCGTACGGTCCGCAACCCGGCCCGCAGTTTGTCCATTTGAGCCGTGCGGCAGACCCTGTTGCGCCGACGATCAGTGATGAGTTGAAGACTAAACACGATCAATCGGTTAAAGATTTTCCGTCGCTTAGTATTAGTGAAGCAGAGTATATTATCAGCGCCATCCGAAGGCATCCTATTGGTATGGTCTTGCCTGTTGTATTAACAGTGTTTTCTGTTGCGGTGGTAGCATCACTCCTTATTAACTATCCTCTTATTATGAATGCAATGAGTATTGTTTCGCCTCTACCGTTTGGGGCTGTGCTCATAGGTGGTCTACTTGTGATTGCAGCCATTCTATTGAGTTGCTATGTGTCTATTTGGATATATTCAGCTAATAAGTTTTTTCTTACGAACGAGAGTGTGGTTCAGGAAATTCAGTCAGGCTTATTCTCGCGTCAAGAACAAACGGTAAGTCTTGCTAATATTGAGGATGCTAGTTTTCATCAGAGTGGTCCACTTCAGCTGCTATTTAATTATGGGACTATTCGACTTAGCACAGAGGGCGACGAAACAACCTACACCTTCCAATATGCAGCAAATCCAAAACAGCAGATTGCTATATTGAACAACGCGGTCGAAGCATTTAAAAACGGCCGACCCGTCCAGTACGAAGATTAG
- the ruvB gene encoding Holliday junction branch migration DNA helicase RuvB, whose amino-acid sequence MAVERIVDTSNHDEDEDEQLVEISLRPRDFSEYIGQERLKKNLKLAIDAAKKRDEPIDHVLLYGPPGLGKTTMANVIANEMGAKLRVTAGPAIERAGDLASILTNLADGDVLFIDEIHRLSRVVEEVLYSAMEDFKLDIVIGKGPAARSVRLDLPKFTVIGATTRTGALAAPLRDRFGHIYRLDFYTHDEIGKIIMRAASILESKIHPESAQLLSTRARLTPRIANRLLKRVRDYADVNGDGIIDRKTTLMALELLEVDELGLDPADRNMLLSIIDNYGNNPVGLTTIAALTGDEASTIEDFYEPYLLQLGFIERTPRGRRVTAKAYTHLGKVMAENQ is encoded by the coding sequence ATGGCGGTAGAACGAATAGTTGATACAAGTAATCACGACGAAGACGAGGATGAACAGCTGGTAGAGATATCACTGCGCCCGCGTGATTTTTCAGAATACATTGGCCAAGAGCGTTTAAAAAAGAACTTAAAACTGGCAATTGATGCTGCTAAAAAACGTGACGAACCAATTGATCATGTGTTACTGTACGGGCCACCAGGACTTGGTAAAACAACGATGGCGAATGTCATTGCCAATGAAATGGGTGCAAAGCTGCGGGTAACCGCGGGACCTGCTATAGAGCGCGCTGGTGATCTTGCGAGTATTTTGACCAACCTTGCAGATGGCGACGTGCTATTTATTGATGAGATCCACCGATTAAGCAGAGTTGTCGAAGAGGTGCTCTATAGCGCCATGGAGGATTTTAAGCTTGATATTGTGATAGGTAAGGGTCCGGCGGCTCGTAGTGTACGTCTTGATCTGCCAAAGTTTACGGTTATTGGTGCCACAACACGTACGGGTGCACTTGCGGCACCACTCCGAGATAGATTTGGGCATATCTATCGACTGGATTTCTATACCCACGATGAAATTGGTAAGATTATTATGCGAGCAGCAAGTATACTGGAGAGCAAAATTCATCCCGAATCAGCACAGCTGCTTTCTACTCGGGCGCGCTTGACGCCGCGTATTGCCAATCGTCTGTTAAAACGTGTACGAGATTATGCTGATGTAAATGGCGATGGGATTATTGATCGAAAGACCACACTCATGGCACTTGAGCTTTTGGAGGTCGATGAACTGGGTCTCGATCCGGCTGACCGTAATATGCTTCTGAGCATTATTGACAACTATGGCAATAATCCAGTGGGGCTTACTACCATTGCAGCCTTGACAGGCGACGAGGCGAGTACGATTGAGGATTTTTACGAACCATACTTATTGCAGCTTGGCTTTATTGAGCGAACGCCACGCGGACGACGCGTGACAGCTAAAGCGTACACTCACCTCGGCAAGGTCATGGCTGAAAACCAATAA